Proteins found in one Plectropomus leopardus isolate mb chromosome 9, YSFRI_Pleo_2.0, whole genome shotgun sequence genomic segment:
- the rgs14b gene encoding regulator of G-protein signaling 14 isoform X2, with protein sequence MVVLRGFYYRFSHLAKVAAKKQFRKYDKWCTIAAGITTDKKSQAVSDGELNMSTRGCGGSSSSLPGTPGGEANPANSVLSWAVSFEKLLEDPCGVRHFTTFLMSEVSAENILFWQACEKFRKIPASSLEELKAVARSIYESYLSDNAPYSVNIDDTAKTEEKDLEQPTPDMFNKAQAQIFKLMKMDSYRRFVRSPLYQRCTLASVEGKLLPQLSAEPVRMGSWENVASRSSKSDSNSLPGGKSASEKQRQKRGSWGDASDIHASVSHMSVKSSSSVELGSVYRQTENGRSSPRCPEQAGGGGGRIGVEGGYCCVYLPDGTASLAPTRTGQAIKDMLASLCEKRGFPLKDVIIYLQGKDKPLSLDQDCSVLRDQQVSLELRVMFALEIAFTGKTVGIMVKSSKTLQDAVSAVLQKHNLKPQEAVVTMVGSDEPMNMSSTVFRLANKTLRLDKTKGKDQTNMSRGSGSAAVTQAGAVSAGGVDTRSSLQTDRAKTQHKPSKNRDMEGLLDMLTRAQCCRVDDQRGLLTKEQLEIPLFLQLPSDQGQDSEPEELGTTTSSNADSKEDNVKEEGTSSSCGTVEKTSDSAESETKDLRETAV encoded by the exons ATGGTCGTTTTGAGAGGATTTTACTACAGGTTTTCCCACCTGGCAAAAGTTGCTGCAAAAAAGCAATTCAGGAAATATGACAAATGGTGCACCATCGCTGCTGGCATCACGACGGACAAGAAG AGCCAGGCAGTATCAGACGGAG AGTTGAACATGTCGACTCGTGGCTGTGGAGGCAGCAGCTCCAGTCTTCCAGGGACTCCGGGCGGAGAGGCCAACCCAGCCAACAGTGTGCTGAGCTGGGCTGTCTCATTTGAGAAGCTGCTGGAGGATCCGTGTGGAGTGCGCCACTTCACG ACCTTCTTAATGTCTGAGGTGAGTGCAgagaacattttattctggcagGCTTGTGAAAAATTCAGGAAGATCCCAGCCAGCTCATTGGAAGAG CTGAAAGCAGTGGCTCGCTCCATCTACGAGTCCTACCTGTCTGACAACGCTCCATACTCAGTCAACATTGATGACACAGCCAAGACAGAGGAGAAGGACCTAGAACAGCCCACACCTGACATGTTTAACAAGGCTCAAGCACAG ATATTTAAACTAATGAAGATGGACAGCTACAGGCGCTTTGTGCGCTCTCCTCTCTACCAGAGGTGCACCTTGGCAAGCGTAGAAGGTAAACTTCTACCTCAGCTCTCTGCAGAGCCGGTTCGCATGGGATCCTGGGAGAACGTGGCCTCCAGAAGCTCT AAGTCAGACTCTAACAGCTTGCCAGGTGGAAAGAGTGCCTCAGAGAAACAGCGACAGAAAAGAGGATCCTGGGGAG ATGCATCTGACATCCATGCTTCAGTCTCCCATATGTCGGTCAAGTCGAGCAGCAGCGTGGAGCTCGGCTCCGTCTACAGGCAGACAGAG AATGGCAGATCAAGTCCCCGGTGTCCAGAGCAGGCTGGGGGAGGTGGGGGTCGGATAGGGGTGGAAGGGGGCTACTGCTGTGTCTACCTACCCGATGGCACTGCCTCCTTGGCCCCGACACGTACCGGTCAAGCCATCAAAGACATGCTGGCTAGCCTGTGTGAGAAGAGAGGTTTCCCGCTGAAAGATGTCATCATCTACCTTCAAGGCAAGGACAAG CCATTATCGCTGGACCAGGACTGCTCCGTACTCAGAGATCAGCAGGTCTCTTTGGAGCTAAGGGTGATGTTTGC cctAGAGATTGCCTTCACTGGTAAGACGGTGGGGATCATGGTGAAGTCCAGTAAGACGCTACAGGACGCCGTCTCTGCggtgctgcagaaacacaaccTCAAGCCACAAGAGGCCGTGGTCACCATG GTTGGAAGCGACGAGCCCATGAACATGTCCAGCACTGTGTTCAGACTGGCCAATAAGACGCTACGGCTTGACAAAACCAAAG GAAAAGATCAGACCAATATGTCCAGAGGCAGTGGTTCTGCTGCAGTCACACAG GCAGGAGCAGTGAGTGCAGGTGGAGTGGACACCCGATCATCGCTGCAGACGGACAGAGCCAAGACTCAGCACAAGCCCAGTAAGAACCGCGACATGGAGG GGTTACTGGACATGCTGACGAGGGCTCAGTGCTGCAGGGTTGATGACCAACGAGGCCTTTTGACCAAAGAGCAGCTCGAGATCCCTCTGTTCCTGCAGCTGCCCTCAGACCAGGGACAGGACTCGGAGCCAGAGGAACTCGGGACGACCACCTCCTCCAACGCAGACTCAAAAGAGGACAATGTCAAAGAAGAAGGAACGTCAAGTTCATGCGGTACAGTGGAGAAAACCTCTGACTCTGCTGAATCAGAAACCAAAGACTTGAGGGAAACAGCAGTTTGA
- the rgs14b gene encoding regulator of G-protein signaling 14 isoform X3 — MVVLRGFYYRFSHLAKVAAKKQFRKYDKWCTIAAGITTDKKSQAVSDGELNMSTRGCGGSSSSLPGTPGGEANPANSVLSWAVSFEKLLEDPCGVRHFTTFLMSEVSAENILFWQACEKFRKIPASSLEELKAVARSIYESYLSDNAPYSVNIDDTAKTEEKDLEQPTPDMFNKAQAQIFKLMKMDSYRRFVRSPLYQRCTLASVEGKLLPQLSAEPVRMGSWENVASRSSKSDSNSLPGGKSASEKQRQKRGSWGDASDIHASVSHMSVKSSSSVELGSVYRQTENGRSSPRCPEQAGGGGGRIGVEGGYCCVYLPDGTASLAPTRTGQAIKDMLASLCEKRGFPLKDVIIYLQGKDKQPLSLDQDCSVLRDQQVSLELRVMFALEIAFTGKTVGIMVKSSKTLQDAVSAVLQKHNLKPQEAVVTMVGSDEPMNMSSTVFRLANKTLRLDKTKGKDQTNMSRGSGSAAVTQAGAVSAGGVDTRSSLQTDRAKTQHKPRLLDMLTRAQCCRVDDQRGLLTKEQLEIPLFLQLPSDQGQDSEPEELGTTTSSNADSKEDNVKEEGTSSSCGTVEKTSDSAESETKDLRETAV, encoded by the exons ATGGTCGTTTTGAGAGGATTTTACTACAGGTTTTCCCACCTGGCAAAAGTTGCTGCAAAAAAGCAATTCAGGAAATATGACAAATGGTGCACCATCGCTGCTGGCATCACGACGGACAAGAAG AGCCAGGCAGTATCAGACGGAG AGTTGAACATGTCGACTCGTGGCTGTGGAGGCAGCAGCTCCAGTCTTCCAGGGACTCCGGGCGGAGAGGCCAACCCAGCCAACAGTGTGCTGAGCTGGGCTGTCTCATTTGAGAAGCTGCTGGAGGATCCGTGTGGAGTGCGCCACTTCACG ACCTTCTTAATGTCTGAGGTGAGTGCAgagaacattttattctggcagGCTTGTGAAAAATTCAGGAAGATCCCAGCCAGCTCATTGGAAGAG CTGAAAGCAGTGGCTCGCTCCATCTACGAGTCCTACCTGTCTGACAACGCTCCATACTCAGTCAACATTGATGACACAGCCAAGACAGAGGAGAAGGACCTAGAACAGCCCACACCTGACATGTTTAACAAGGCTCAAGCACAG ATATTTAAACTAATGAAGATGGACAGCTACAGGCGCTTTGTGCGCTCTCCTCTCTACCAGAGGTGCACCTTGGCAAGCGTAGAAGGTAAACTTCTACCTCAGCTCTCTGCAGAGCCGGTTCGCATGGGATCCTGGGAGAACGTGGCCTCCAGAAGCTCT AAGTCAGACTCTAACAGCTTGCCAGGTGGAAAGAGTGCCTCAGAGAAACAGCGACAGAAAAGAGGATCCTGGGGAG ATGCATCTGACATCCATGCTTCAGTCTCCCATATGTCGGTCAAGTCGAGCAGCAGCGTGGAGCTCGGCTCCGTCTACAGGCAGACAGAG AATGGCAGATCAAGTCCCCGGTGTCCAGAGCAGGCTGGGGGAGGTGGGGGTCGGATAGGGGTGGAAGGGGGCTACTGCTGTGTCTACCTACCCGATGGCACTGCCTCCTTGGCCCCGACACGTACCGGTCAAGCCATCAAAGACATGCTGGCTAGCCTGTGTGAGAAGAGAGGTTTCCCGCTGAAAGATGTCATCATCTACCTTCAAGGCAAGGACAAG CAGCCATTATCGCTGGACCAGGACTGCTCCGTACTCAGAGATCAGCAGGTCTCTTTGGAGCTAAGGGTGATGTTTGC cctAGAGATTGCCTTCACTGGTAAGACGGTGGGGATCATGGTGAAGTCCAGTAAGACGCTACAGGACGCCGTCTCTGCggtgctgcagaaacacaaccTCAAGCCACAAGAGGCCGTGGTCACCATG GTTGGAAGCGACGAGCCCATGAACATGTCCAGCACTGTGTTCAGACTGGCCAATAAGACGCTACGGCTTGACAAAACCAAAG GAAAAGATCAGACCAATATGTCCAGAGGCAGTGGTTCTGCTGCAGTCACACAG GCAGGAGCAGTGAGTGCAGGTGGAGTGGACACCCGATCATCGCTGCAGACGGACAGAGCCAAGACTCAGCACAAGCCCA GGTTACTGGACATGCTGACGAGGGCTCAGTGCTGCAGGGTTGATGACCAACGAGGCCTTTTGACCAAAGAGCAGCTCGAGATCCCTCTGTTCCTGCAGCTGCCCTCAGACCAGGGACAGGACTCGGAGCCAGAGGAACTCGGGACGACCACCTCCTCCAACGCAGACTCAAAAGAGGACAATGTCAAAGAAGAAGGAACGTCAAGTTCATGCGGTACAGTGGAGAAAACCTCTGACTCTGCTGAATCAGAAACCAAAGACTTGAGGGAAACAGCAGTTTGA
- the rgs14b gene encoding regulator of G-protein signaling 14 isoform X1, whose translation MVVLRGFYYRFSHLAKVAAKKQFRKYDKWCTIAAGITTDKKSQAVSDGELNMSTRGCGGSSSSLPGTPGGEANPANSVLSWAVSFEKLLEDPCGVRHFTTFLMSEVSAENILFWQACEKFRKIPASSLEELKAVARSIYESYLSDNAPYSVNIDDTAKTEEKDLEQPTPDMFNKAQAQIFKLMKMDSYRRFVRSPLYQRCTLASVEGKLLPQLSAEPVRMGSWENVASRSSKSDSNSLPGGKSASEKQRQKRGSWGDASDIHASVSHMSVKSSSSVELGSVYRQTENGRSSPRCPEQAGGGGGRIGVEGGYCCVYLPDGTASLAPTRTGQAIKDMLASLCEKRGFPLKDVIIYLQGKDKQPLSLDQDCSVLRDQQVSLELRVMFALEIAFTGKTVGIMVKSSKTLQDAVSAVLQKHNLKPQEAVVTMVGSDEPMNMSSTVFRLANKTLRLDKTKGKDQTNMSRGSGSAAVTQAGAVSAGGVDTRSSLQTDRAKTQHKPSKNRDMEGLLDMLTRAQCCRVDDQRGLLTKEQLEIPLFLQLPSDQGQDSEPEELGTTTSSNADSKEDNVKEEGTSSSCGTVEKTSDSAESETKDLRETAV comes from the exons ATGGTCGTTTTGAGAGGATTTTACTACAGGTTTTCCCACCTGGCAAAAGTTGCTGCAAAAAAGCAATTCAGGAAATATGACAAATGGTGCACCATCGCTGCTGGCATCACGACGGACAAGAAG AGCCAGGCAGTATCAGACGGAG AGTTGAACATGTCGACTCGTGGCTGTGGAGGCAGCAGCTCCAGTCTTCCAGGGACTCCGGGCGGAGAGGCCAACCCAGCCAACAGTGTGCTGAGCTGGGCTGTCTCATTTGAGAAGCTGCTGGAGGATCCGTGTGGAGTGCGCCACTTCACG ACCTTCTTAATGTCTGAGGTGAGTGCAgagaacattttattctggcagGCTTGTGAAAAATTCAGGAAGATCCCAGCCAGCTCATTGGAAGAG CTGAAAGCAGTGGCTCGCTCCATCTACGAGTCCTACCTGTCTGACAACGCTCCATACTCAGTCAACATTGATGACACAGCCAAGACAGAGGAGAAGGACCTAGAACAGCCCACACCTGACATGTTTAACAAGGCTCAAGCACAG ATATTTAAACTAATGAAGATGGACAGCTACAGGCGCTTTGTGCGCTCTCCTCTCTACCAGAGGTGCACCTTGGCAAGCGTAGAAGGTAAACTTCTACCTCAGCTCTCTGCAGAGCCGGTTCGCATGGGATCCTGGGAGAACGTGGCCTCCAGAAGCTCT AAGTCAGACTCTAACAGCTTGCCAGGTGGAAAGAGTGCCTCAGAGAAACAGCGACAGAAAAGAGGATCCTGGGGAG ATGCATCTGACATCCATGCTTCAGTCTCCCATATGTCGGTCAAGTCGAGCAGCAGCGTGGAGCTCGGCTCCGTCTACAGGCAGACAGAG AATGGCAGATCAAGTCCCCGGTGTCCAGAGCAGGCTGGGGGAGGTGGGGGTCGGATAGGGGTGGAAGGGGGCTACTGCTGTGTCTACCTACCCGATGGCACTGCCTCCTTGGCCCCGACACGTACCGGTCAAGCCATCAAAGACATGCTGGCTAGCCTGTGTGAGAAGAGAGGTTTCCCGCTGAAAGATGTCATCATCTACCTTCAAGGCAAGGACAAG CAGCCATTATCGCTGGACCAGGACTGCTCCGTACTCAGAGATCAGCAGGTCTCTTTGGAGCTAAGGGTGATGTTTGC cctAGAGATTGCCTTCACTGGTAAGACGGTGGGGATCATGGTGAAGTCCAGTAAGACGCTACAGGACGCCGTCTCTGCggtgctgcagaaacacaaccTCAAGCCACAAGAGGCCGTGGTCACCATG GTTGGAAGCGACGAGCCCATGAACATGTCCAGCACTGTGTTCAGACTGGCCAATAAGACGCTACGGCTTGACAAAACCAAAG GAAAAGATCAGACCAATATGTCCAGAGGCAGTGGTTCTGCTGCAGTCACACAG GCAGGAGCAGTGAGTGCAGGTGGAGTGGACACCCGATCATCGCTGCAGACGGACAGAGCCAAGACTCAGCACAAGCCCAGTAAGAACCGCGACATGGAGG GGTTACTGGACATGCTGACGAGGGCTCAGTGCTGCAGGGTTGATGACCAACGAGGCCTTTTGACCAAAGAGCAGCTCGAGATCCCTCTGTTCCTGCAGCTGCCCTCAGACCAGGGACAGGACTCGGAGCCAGAGGAACTCGGGACGACCACCTCCTCCAACGCAGACTCAAAAGAGGACAATGTCAAAGAAGAAGGAACGTCAAGTTCATGCGGTACAGTGGAGAAAACCTCTGACTCTGCTGAATCAGAAACCAAAGACTTGAGGGAAACAGCAGTTTGA
- the rgs14b gene encoding regulator of G-protein signaling 14 isoform X6 yields the protein MPHKLWKHTSQAVSDGELNMSTRGCGGSSSSLPGTPGGEANPANSVLSWAVSFEKLLEDPCGVRHFTTFLMSEVSAENILFWQACEKFRKIPASSLEELKAVARSIYESYLSDNAPYSVNIDDTAKTEEKDLEQPTPDMFNKAQAQIFKLMKMDSYRRFVRSPLYQRCTLASVEGKLLPQLSAEPVRMGSWENVASRSSKSDSNSLPGGKSASEKQRQKRGSWGDASDIHASVSHMSVKSSSSVELGSVYRQTENGRSSPRCPEQAGGGGGRIGVEGGYCCVYLPDGTASLAPTRTGQAIKDMLASLCEKRGFPLKDVIIYLQGKDKQPLSLDQDCSVLRDQQVSLELRVMFALEIAFTGKTVGIMVKSSKTLQDAVSAVLQKHNLKPQEAVVTMVGSDEPMNMSSTVFRLANKTLRLDKTKGKDQTNMSRGSGSAAVTQAGAVSAGGVDTRSSLQTDRAKTQHKPSKNRDMEGLLDMLTRAQCCRVDDQRGLLTKEQLEIPLFLQLPSDQGQDSEPEELGTTTSSNADSKEDNVKEEGTSSSCGTVEKTSDSAESETKDLRETAV from the exons ATGCCTCACAAACTCTGGAAACACACG AGCCAGGCAGTATCAGACGGAG AGTTGAACATGTCGACTCGTGGCTGTGGAGGCAGCAGCTCCAGTCTTCCAGGGACTCCGGGCGGAGAGGCCAACCCAGCCAACAGTGTGCTGAGCTGGGCTGTCTCATTTGAGAAGCTGCTGGAGGATCCGTGTGGAGTGCGCCACTTCACG ACCTTCTTAATGTCTGAGGTGAGTGCAgagaacattttattctggcagGCTTGTGAAAAATTCAGGAAGATCCCAGCCAGCTCATTGGAAGAG CTGAAAGCAGTGGCTCGCTCCATCTACGAGTCCTACCTGTCTGACAACGCTCCATACTCAGTCAACATTGATGACACAGCCAAGACAGAGGAGAAGGACCTAGAACAGCCCACACCTGACATGTTTAACAAGGCTCAAGCACAG ATATTTAAACTAATGAAGATGGACAGCTACAGGCGCTTTGTGCGCTCTCCTCTCTACCAGAGGTGCACCTTGGCAAGCGTAGAAGGTAAACTTCTACCTCAGCTCTCTGCAGAGCCGGTTCGCATGGGATCCTGGGAGAACGTGGCCTCCAGAAGCTCT AAGTCAGACTCTAACAGCTTGCCAGGTGGAAAGAGTGCCTCAGAGAAACAGCGACAGAAAAGAGGATCCTGGGGAG ATGCATCTGACATCCATGCTTCAGTCTCCCATATGTCGGTCAAGTCGAGCAGCAGCGTGGAGCTCGGCTCCGTCTACAGGCAGACAGAG AATGGCAGATCAAGTCCCCGGTGTCCAGAGCAGGCTGGGGGAGGTGGGGGTCGGATAGGGGTGGAAGGGGGCTACTGCTGTGTCTACCTACCCGATGGCACTGCCTCCTTGGCCCCGACACGTACCGGTCAAGCCATCAAAGACATGCTGGCTAGCCTGTGTGAGAAGAGAGGTTTCCCGCTGAAAGATGTCATCATCTACCTTCAAGGCAAGGACAAG CAGCCATTATCGCTGGACCAGGACTGCTCCGTACTCAGAGATCAGCAGGTCTCTTTGGAGCTAAGGGTGATGTTTGC cctAGAGATTGCCTTCACTGGTAAGACGGTGGGGATCATGGTGAAGTCCAGTAAGACGCTACAGGACGCCGTCTCTGCggtgctgcagaaacacaaccTCAAGCCACAAGAGGCCGTGGTCACCATG GTTGGAAGCGACGAGCCCATGAACATGTCCAGCACTGTGTTCAGACTGGCCAATAAGACGCTACGGCTTGACAAAACCAAAG GAAAAGATCAGACCAATATGTCCAGAGGCAGTGGTTCTGCTGCAGTCACACAG GCAGGAGCAGTGAGTGCAGGTGGAGTGGACACCCGATCATCGCTGCAGACGGACAGAGCCAAGACTCAGCACAAGCCCAGTAAGAACCGCGACATGGAGG GGTTACTGGACATGCTGACGAGGGCTCAGTGCTGCAGGGTTGATGACCAACGAGGCCTTTTGACCAAAGAGCAGCTCGAGATCCCTCTGTTCCTGCAGCTGCCCTCAGACCAGGGACAGGACTCGGAGCCAGAGGAACTCGGGACGACCACCTCCTCCAACGCAGACTCAAAAGAGGACAATGTCAAAGAAGAAGGAACGTCAAGTTCATGCGGTACAGTGGAGAAAACCTCTGACTCTGCTGAATCAGAAACCAAAGACTTGAGGGAAACAGCAGTTTGA
- the rgs14b gene encoding regulator of G-protein signaling 14 isoform X5, whose product MAKNGNTLGIPVGHMSQAVSDGELNMSTRGCGGSSSSLPGTPGGEANPANSVLSWAVSFEKLLEDPCGVRHFTTFLMSEVSAENILFWQACEKFRKIPASSLEELKAVARSIYESYLSDNAPYSVNIDDTAKTEEKDLEQPTPDMFNKAQAQIFKLMKMDSYRRFVRSPLYQRCTLASVEGKLLPQLSAEPVRMGSWENVASRSSKSDSNSLPGGKSASEKQRQKRGSWGDASDIHASVSHMSVKSSSSVELGSVYRQTENGRSSPRCPEQAGGGGGRIGVEGGYCCVYLPDGTASLAPTRTGQAIKDMLASLCEKRGFPLKDVIIYLQGKDKQPLSLDQDCSVLRDQQVSLELRVMFALEIAFTGKTVGIMVKSSKTLQDAVSAVLQKHNLKPQEAVVTMVGSDEPMNMSSTVFRLANKTLRLDKTKGKDQTNMSRGSGSAAVTQAGAVSAGGVDTRSSLQTDRAKTQHKPSKNRDMEGLLDMLTRAQCCRVDDQRGLLTKEQLEIPLFLQLPSDQGQDSEPEELGTTTSSNADSKEDNVKEEGTSSSCGTVEKTSDSAESETKDLRETAV is encoded by the exons ATGGCGAAGAACGGCAACACTCTCGGGATTCCTGTTGGCCACATG AGCCAGGCAGTATCAGACGGAG AGTTGAACATGTCGACTCGTGGCTGTGGAGGCAGCAGCTCCAGTCTTCCAGGGACTCCGGGCGGAGAGGCCAACCCAGCCAACAGTGTGCTGAGCTGGGCTGTCTCATTTGAGAAGCTGCTGGAGGATCCGTGTGGAGTGCGCCACTTCACG ACCTTCTTAATGTCTGAGGTGAGTGCAgagaacattttattctggcagGCTTGTGAAAAATTCAGGAAGATCCCAGCCAGCTCATTGGAAGAG CTGAAAGCAGTGGCTCGCTCCATCTACGAGTCCTACCTGTCTGACAACGCTCCATACTCAGTCAACATTGATGACACAGCCAAGACAGAGGAGAAGGACCTAGAACAGCCCACACCTGACATGTTTAACAAGGCTCAAGCACAG ATATTTAAACTAATGAAGATGGACAGCTACAGGCGCTTTGTGCGCTCTCCTCTCTACCAGAGGTGCACCTTGGCAAGCGTAGAAGGTAAACTTCTACCTCAGCTCTCTGCAGAGCCGGTTCGCATGGGATCCTGGGAGAACGTGGCCTCCAGAAGCTCT AAGTCAGACTCTAACAGCTTGCCAGGTGGAAAGAGTGCCTCAGAGAAACAGCGACAGAAAAGAGGATCCTGGGGAG ATGCATCTGACATCCATGCTTCAGTCTCCCATATGTCGGTCAAGTCGAGCAGCAGCGTGGAGCTCGGCTCCGTCTACAGGCAGACAGAG AATGGCAGATCAAGTCCCCGGTGTCCAGAGCAGGCTGGGGGAGGTGGGGGTCGGATAGGGGTGGAAGGGGGCTACTGCTGTGTCTACCTACCCGATGGCACTGCCTCCTTGGCCCCGACACGTACCGGTCAAGCCATCAAAGACATGCTGGCTAGCCTGTGTGAGAAGAGAGGTTTCCCGCTGAAAGATGTCATCATCTACCTTCAAGGCAAGGACAAG CAGCCATTATCGCTGGACCAGGACTGCTCCGTACTCAGAGATCAGCAGGTCTCTTTGGAGCTAAGGGTGATGTTTGC cctAGAGATTGCCTTCACTGGTAAGACGGTGGGGATCATGGTGAAGTCCAGTAAGACGCTACAGGACGCCGTCTCTGCggtgctgcagaaacacaaccTCAAGCCACAAGAGGCCGTGGTCACCATG GTTGGAAGCGACGAGCCCATGAACATGTCCAGCACTGTGTTCAGACTGGCCAATAAGACGCTACGGCTTGACAAAACCAAAG GAAAAGATCAGACCAATATGTCCAGAGGCAGTGGTTCTGCTGCAGTCACACAG GCAGGAGCAGTGAGTGCAGGTGGAGTGGACACCCGATCATCGCTGCAGACGGACAGAGCCAAGACTCAGCACAAGCCCAGTAAGAACCGCGACATGGAGG GGTTACTGGACATGCTGACGAGGGCTCAGTGCTGCAGGGTTGATGACCAACGAGGCCTTTTGACCAAAGAGCAGCTCGAGATCCCTCTGTTCCTGCAGCTGCCCTCAGACCAGGGACAGGACTCGGAGCCAGAGGAACTCGGGACGACCACCTCCTCCAACGCAGACTCAAAAGAGGACAATGTCAAAGAAGAAGGAACGTCAAGTTCATGCGGTACAGTGGAGAAAACCTCTGACTCTGCTGAATCAGAAACCAAAGACTTGAGGGAAACAGCAGTTTGA
- the rgs14b gene encoding regulator of G-protein signaling 14 isoform X4 has product MYVLIYYSSLILYVNQSQAVSDGELNMSTRGCGGSSSSLPGTPGGEANPANSVLSWAVSFEKLLEDPCGVRHFTTFLMSEVSAENILFWQACEKFRKIPASSLEELKAVARSIYESYLSDNAPYSVNIDDTAKTEEKDLEQPTPDMFNKAQAQIFKLMKMDSYRRFVRSPLYQRCTLASVEGKLLPQLSAEPVRMGSWENVASRSSKSDSNSLPGGKSASEKQRQKRGSWGDASDIHASVSHMSVKSSSSVELGSVYRQTENGRSSPRCPEQAGGGGGRIGVEGGYCCVYLPDGTASLAPTRTGQAIKDMLASLCEKRGFPLKDVIIYLQGKDKQPLSLDQDCSVLRDQQVSLELRVMFALEIAFTGKTVGIMVKSSKTLQDAVSAVLQKHNLKPQEAVVTMVGSDEPMNMSSTVFRLANKTLRLDKTKGKDQTNMSRGSGSAAVTQAGAVSAGGVDTRSSLQTDRAKTQHKPSKNRDMEGLLDMLTRAQCCRVDDQRGLLTKEQLEIPLFLQLPSDQGQDSEPEELGTTTSSNADSKEDNVKEEGTSSSCGTVEKTSDSAESETKDLRETAV; this is encoded by the exons ATGTATGTACTTATATATTATTCCTCTTTGATTTTATATGTCAATCAG AGCCAGGCAGTATCAGACGGAG AGTTGAACATGTCGACTCGTGGCTGTGGAGGCAGCAGCTCCAGTCTTCCAGGGACTCCGGGCGGAGAGGCCAACCCAGCCAACAGTGTGCTGAGCTGGGCTGTCTCATTTGAGAAGCTGCTGGAGGATCCGTGTGGAGTGCGCCACTTCACG ACCTTCTTAATGTCTGAGGTGAGTGCAgagaacattttattctggcagGCTTGTGAAAAATTCAGGAAGATCCCAGCCAGCTCATTGGAAGAG CTGAAAGCAGTGGCTCGCTCCATCTACGAGTCCTACCTGTCTGACAACGCTCCATACTCAGTCAACATTGATGACACAGCCAAGACAGAGGAGAAGGACCTAGAACAGCCCACACCTGACATGTTTAACAAGGCTCAAGCACAG ATATTTAAACTAATGAAGATGGACAGCTACAGGCGCTTTGTGCGCTCTCCTCTCTACCAGAGGTGCACCTTGGCAAGCGTAGAAGGTAAACTTCTACCTCAGCTCTCTGCAGAGCCGGTTCGCATGGGATCCTGGGAGAACGTGGCCTCCAGAAGCTCT AAGTCAGACTCTAACAGCTTGCCAGGTGGAAAGAGTGCCTCAGAGAAACAGCGACAGAAAAGAGGATCCTGGGGAG ATGCATCTGACATCCATGCTTCAGTCTCCCATATGTCGGTCAAGTCGAGCAGCAGCGTGGAGCTCGGCTCCGTCTACAGGCAGACAGAG AATGGCAGATCAAGTCCCCGGTGTCCAGAGCAGGCTGGGGGAGGTGGGGGTCGGATAGGGGTGGAAGGGGGCTACTGCTGTGTCTACCTACCCGATGGCACTGCCTCCTTGGCCCCGACACGTACCGGTCAAGCCATCAAAGACATGCTGGCTAGCCTGTGTGAGAAGAGAGGTTTCCCGCTGAAAGATGTCATCATCTACCTTCAAGGCAAGGACAAG CAGCCATTATCGCTGGACCAGGACTGCTCCGTACTCAGAGATCAGCAGGTCTCTTTGGAGCTAAGGGTGATGTTTGC cctAGAGATTGCCTTCACTGGTAAGACGGTGGGGATCATGGTGAAGTCCAGTAAGACGCTACAGGACGCCGTCTCTGCggtgctgcagaaacacaaccTCAAGCCACAAGAGGCCGTGGTCACCATG GTTGGAAGCGACGAGCCCATGAACATGTCCAGCACTGTGTTCAGACTGGCCAATAAGACGCTACGGCTTGACAAAACCAAAG GAAAAGATCAGACCAATATGTCCAGAGGCAGTGGTTCTGCTGCAGTCACACAG GCAGGAGCAGTGAGTGCAGGTGGAGTGGACACCCGATCATCGCTGCAGACGGACAGAGCCAAGACTCAGCACAAGCCCAGTAAGAACCGCGACATGGAGG GGTTACTGGACATGCTGACGAGGGCTCAGTGCTGCAGGGTTGATGACCAACGAGGCCTTTTGACCAAAGAGCAGCTCGAGATCCCTCTGTTCCTGCAGCTGCCCTCAGACCAGGGACAGGACTCGGAGCCAGAGGAACTCGGGACGACCACCTCCTCCAACGCAGACTCAAAAGAGGACAATGTCAAAGAAGAAGGAACGTCAAGTTCATGCGGTACAGTGGAGAAAACCTCTGACTCTGCTGAATCAGAAACCAAAGACTTGAGGGAAACAGCAGTTTGA